The following are from one region of the Centropristis striata isolate RG_2023a ecotype Rhode Island chromosome 19, C.striata_1.0, whole genome shotgun sequence genome:
- the mlana gene encoding melanoma antigen recognized by T-cells 1 isoform X2 yields MRCNRTDGMPRGDFNIYFASSRRGYVRAEEAVGIILLVVILAALLILGCWYFKKRSGYKIIRSPRSGSPRQTGGHYSEAGPSAENKMALTDFGSFHPAVPNAPPAYEKISSGPLPPPYSP; encoded by the exons ATGCGGTGTAATCGTACAGACGGGATGCCTCGTGGAGActtcaacatttattttgccAGCAGCAGACGAGGATATGTCAGAGCTGAGGA GGCGGTGGGTATAATTCTGCTGGTGGTCATCCTGGCAGCTCTCCTCATCCTGGGCTGCTGGTACTTCAAGAAGAGGAGTGGCTACAAAATAATCAGA AGCCCCAGATCGGGTTCACCACGTCAAACAGGAGGCCACTACTCAGAGGCAGGACCTTCAGCAGAAAACAAGATGGCTCTCACTGACTTTGGCAGCTTCCATCCTGCG GTTCCTAATGCTCCTCCAGCCTATGAGAAGATTTCCTCAGGGCCACTGCCTCCTCCCTATTCCCCCTAA
- the LOC131992002 gene encoding nipped-B-like protein B — protein sequence MNGDMPHVPITTLAGIASLTDLLNQLPLPSPLPATTAKSLLYNGRISEEVSSLLVCRDENLVTQLAHSLNQVSTEHIELKDNLGNDEPEGDMPMLLQTLLSRNPKIFRDKSVLQQPMMQQYKISQNQVHGSPGSNYQQTTVPQSPSGCFTSPQSGSGARFVAQQNSPIPSPYTPQSPADYMQYNPPSYSQHQQAQQVRNIHDNKVSGQLSGASSNHNARLSDEDYINMAHRLGNEENDPSMRAATFPVKSPQSVCSSAGSEETAQRSRPPLIMQSPPPDVPPATAPDQLLTPSDRKKKQKERSKEENQQKDASYDIVSSPSKESTRLTLKLSRVKFSELAQSGDFPRQRDDSDHETDLINNNNQLSRTTQDLSHKLGAEEQANCQQVPVRPNTKESGVISGVVFDDAEIETLAEFERIERESANERERWSKEVQDKDKPLKKRKQDSYPQESGAESSDGPTVQGGNIDSKLTPKKTNAASNGARRPALMVSIDLQQAGRVIGQPVVVLEAKELCEDHLRHLNSKTGENLDKVVENRPGIIKQNSDNTKKSGSDGQTETPEQKQESRREFKRRHDSKTISSKGHSDDKRPETPRQKHDKHSDSLHKEEKDHNGHRSHVSQPESQKNISKAERNSRHEEDKPRDKDKEKDKDRAGEKDNVKDKDRDKDKDKDREKDKAREKDRDKNKAKDKDKEKDKARDKDKEKDKARDKDKEKDKARDKDKEKDKTRDKDREKDKAKDKDKDKVRDKDKEKDRDKVRERDKLRDRDKDREKDRDRGKDRDKDKEKDRDREKDRDKDRDRDKEKERDRDKDKDRDKDKERKHKLSRENGSRHSPDRHAKPDNAKVKQDGSRKSTDLNSRQTTESSSLQNVQNKKERKSGDGSIGCQAGNKQQSLETKLSEFPPYMLGGKSGSLKNFVIPKLKRDGKDKEPQVPSKLLDVWKEPLVRLERVSLIENLNKGAKPVVVVNKLSIDEVKKIIKESRIAHKSRSKNSFLKEMSSTHKRKHSMISKKSKYVESDEDDEVEDKSDDDSGDESVRKKYKKGNDKSWKPEEKRGSGEHRRSKGSHDARRGSGNRHRDVSPGDSDEGSPRPTLNDAARKLKKKEKQKNRKAFSNMTPEEMMDCSTFKRFTANVDSILESLEDVDLTAADDDEIPEELLLGKHQLSELGSDSAKLKDMGIFHKFSTSKLVKFLNILEKNIQDSVKLSTLMNHDNDSMDEERLWRDLIVERVAKSADACLTALNIMTSPRMPKAVYIEDVIERTLQYTKYHLQNTLYPQYDPAYRGGGMHSSKSKRAKSSSHKQKVVVQLYSKVCDIVSSISELLEIQLLTDTTILQVSTLGITPFFVENVSELQLSAITLVTAVFSRYEKHRQLILEEIFTSLARLPTSKRSLRNFRLNSNSDRESLYIQMVSALVLQLIQCVVHFPSEREGEDEHNKKVDKDVFITNSYETAMRTAQNFLSVFLKKCGSKQGEEDYRPLFENFVHDLLSTVNRPEWPASELLLSLLGRLLVHQFSNKQTEMALRVASLDYLGTVASSLRKDAVNSNMDQKAIDRILRETSGSDEVQQLQKVLLDYINENIETDPALVFARKFYIAQWFRDTASEAEKAMKSQSDDDDLRGQHHSRDVDSTEEIMQRAETRKKFLRKVIRTLPSHLSSQSLNSDTVDYEDSCLIVRYLASMRPFAQSFDIYLSQILRVLGESAIAVRTKAMKCLSEVVAVDPSILARTDMQRGVHCRLMDNSTSVREAAVELLGRFVLSRPELIEQYYDMLIERILDTGISVRKRVIKILRDICLEQPDFHKITEMCVRMIRRVNDEEGIKKLVNETFQKIWFTPTPSHDKNAMTRKILNITDVVSACKDSGYDWFEQLLQNLLKSEEQASYKPAKKACVQLVDNLVEHILKYEESLADCEDKGVNSDRLVSCITTLYLFSKIRAQLMVKHAMTMQPYLTTKCNTQNDFMVICNVAKILELVVPLMEQPSENFLTTIEEDLMKLIIKYGMTVVQHCVSCLGAVVNKVTHNYKFVWACFNRYYGALAKLKTQHQEDPNSSTLAANKPTLLRSLFTVGALCRHFDFDQEEFKGTNKIVIKDKVLELLLYFTTHKDEEVQIKAIIGLGFQFIMHPELMFVQDVKVLYNNTLSDENSSVSLKIQVLKNLQTYLQEEDSRMQEADREWKSQAKQEDLKEMGDISSGMSSSIMQIYLKQVLESFFHSQSTARHYALNVITLTLSQGLIHPVQCVPYLIAMGTDPEPTMKNKADQQLVEIDKKYIGFIHMKAVAGLKMSFQVQQAINGSTGGVIRGFRHDDSDSALCSHLYTLVRGNRQHRRAFLISLLNLFDDCAKTEVNMLMFIADNLACFPYQTQEEPLFIMHHIDITLSVSGSNLLQSFKECLRKEPVQPDKKMKTKKKQKMKKKKKKKKPQRRKYSSDDEEEDEDDEQSSSTSSSSSSSSSSSSSSEEEEVVVQKKKKTAGGDSDSDMENEDAVFYRLPENPTPLLDFASASQGILLLLVLKQHLKNLYGFSDSKIQKYSPTEPAKVYDKAVNRKSKVHFNPRQTLNYLKSDLAITDLSHDTKRNIVKQFMDFKVLMMHLDRDEEDEEGEASANARNKAITSLLKVPKPVNHNHNNHTAQVESDEEESEDEEPPARKPRKGGESKEDTGNLNERVKAMDIVAICCPKYKDRPQIARVVQRIKTGYSIHWMTGTYSGPWTEAKKRDGRKKVPWVDTIKESDIIYKKISFTSGQKLTNKVAQTLRAIYAAKDGD from the exons ATGAATGGTGATATGCCTCATGTCCCCATCACTACTCTTGCTGGAATTGCTAGCCTGACAGACC TGTTGAACCAGCTGCCCTTGCCTTCTCCTCTCCCTGCCACCACTGCTAAGAGTCTGCTCTACAATGGAAGGATCTCCGAAGAGGTCAGCAGCCTGCTGGTGTGTCGGGACGAGAATCTGGTGACTCAGCTGGCGCATAGCCTTAACCAGGTCTCCACTGAACACAT AGAGTTGAAGGACAACTTGGGGAACGATGAACCTGAGGGTGACATGCCAATGCTTCTTCAAACTCTGCTGTCCAGGAACCCCAAAATCTTCAGGGACAAAA GTGTATTGCAGCAGCCAATGATGCAACAGTACAAGATATCTCAGAATCAGGTACATGGAAGTCCAGGATCAAACTATCAGCAAACCACTGTCCCTCAAAGCCCCTCTGG ATGCTTTACATCCCCACAGTCTGGATCAGGTGCTCGGTTTGTAGCCCAGCAGAACAGCCCTATACCCAGTCCCTATACCCCTCAGAGTCCTGCAGACTACATGCAGTACAATCCACCTAGTTATTCTCAACACCAACAGGCACAGCAAG TTAGAAATATCCATGACAACAAGGTCTCCGGTCAGCTATCGGGTGCTTCATCTAATCATAATGCAAGACTCTCAGATGAAGACTACATCAACATGGCTCACAGGCTGGGAAACGAG GAGAATGACCCCTCCATGAGGGCTGCCACGTTTCCAGTTAAATCTCCACAGTCTGTGTGTTCCTCTGCTGGGAGTGAAGAGACTGCACAAA GGTCCAGGCCTCCTCTTATCATGCAGTCCCCTCCACCTGATGTGCCACCAGCTACAGCCCCTGACCAGCTCCTCACCCCTAGTGACCGCAAAAAGaagcagaaagaaagaagtaaAGAAGAAAATCAGCAGAAGGATGCTTCGTATGACATTGTTAGTTCTCCATCAAAAGAATCCACCAGGCTGACTTTAAAACTGTCCCGAGTTAAGTTTTCAGAGCTGGCTCAATCTGGAGACTTTCCAAGGCAACGTGACGACTCAGACCACGAAACTGatttgataaataataataatcagttgtCAAGGACTACCCAGGATTTGTCACACAAGTTAGGTGCTGAGGAGCAGGCAAACTGTCAGCAGGTTCCTGTTCGGCCAAATACCAAGGAGTCTGGAGTCATCAGTGGGGTTGTGTTCGATGATGCTGAGATAGAAACACTTGCCGAGTTCGAGAGAATAGAACGCGAATCAGCCAATGAGAGAGAACGGTGGTCTAAAGAAGTCCAAGATAAAG ATAAGCCACTGAAGAAACGGAAGCAAGACTCATATCCTCAGGAATCCGGAGCTGAGTCAAGTGACGGACCTACTGTACAAGGGGGCAACATTGACAGCAAGTTGACACCCAAGAAGACGAATGCTGCAAGTAACGGTGCCAGACGGCCTGCTTTGATGGTCAGTATTGATCTGCAACAAGCTGGCAGAGTGATAGGACAGCCTGTAGTCGTCCTGGAAGCTAAGGAATTGTGTGAGGACCACCTGCGGCACCTAAACTCAAAGACTGGTGAGAATTTGGATAAAGTCGTGGAAAACAGACCTGGGATCATCAAACAGAATTCCGACAACACCAAGAAGTCTGGCTCAGATGGGCAAACAGAAACCCCTGAGCAGAAGCAGGAAAGTCGGCGTGAATTCAAACGGAGACATGATAGCAAAACCATCAGCAGCAAGGGACACTCAGATGACAAAAGGCCGGAGACACCACGGCAGAAGCATGACAAGCATTCAGACTCGCttcacaaagaggaaaaagaccACAATGGTCACCGATCCCATGTCAGCCAACCTGAGTCTCAAAAAAACATAAGCAAGGCGGAACGAAACTCAAGACATGAAGAAGACAAACCCAGggataaagataaagaaaaagataaGGACAGAGCTGGAGAGAAAGATAATGTCAAAGATAAAGATCgagataaagataaagataaagatagaGAAAAAGATAAGGCCAGAGAAAAAGATAGAGATAAGAATAAGGccaaagataaagataaagaaaaggACAAGGCCagagataaagataaagaaaaggACAAGGCCagagataaagataaagaaaaggATAAGGCCagagataaagataaagaaaaggATAAGACCAGAGATAAAGATAGAGAAAAGGATAAGGCCAAAGATAAAGACAAAGATAAGGTCagagataaagataaagaaaaagataGAGATAAAGTTCGAGAAAGGGACAAGCTCAGAGATAGAGATAAAGATAGAGAAAAAGATAGAGATAGGGGTAAAGACAGAGATAAGGATAAGGAAAAAGATAGAGATAGGGAAAAGGACAGAgataaagacagagacagggataaggaaaaagaaagagataGGGATAAGGACAAAGATAGAGATAAagacaaggaaaggaaacacAAACTGTCAAGGGAAAACGGCAGCAGACACTCTCCTGACCGGCATGCTAAACCTGACAACGCTAAAGTGAAGCAAGATGGAAGCAGAAAATCCACTGACCTCAACAGTCGACAGACAACAGAGAGTTCAAGCctccaaaatgtccaaaataagaaagagaggaaaagtgGGGACGGCAGCATTGGCTGCCAAGCTGGAAACAAACAGCAGTCATTGGAGACAAAACTTAGTGAATTCCCCCCATACATGCTGGGTGGCAAGTCAGGAAGTCTGAAGAACTTTGTGATCCCTAAATTGAAACGGGATGGGAAAGATAAAGAGCCTCAAGTTCCAAGCAAATTGCTAGACGTCTGGAAAGAACCCCTGGTCAGGCTGGAGAGAGTGTCACTGATAGAGAACTTAAACAAAGGAGCCAAGCCTGTCGTTGTGGTCAACAAACTCAGTATTGACGAGGTAAAAAAGATTATTAAGGAAAGCAGGATTGCACATAAATCAAGATCCAAGAACTCTTTTTTGAAAG AGATGTCATCGACACACAAGCGAAAGCACAGTATGATCAGTAAAAAATCGAAGTATGTTGAGTCAGATGAAGACGATGAGGTTGAGGATAAGAGTGATGATGACTCTGGTGATGAGT CTGTAAGGAAAAAGTACAAGAAAGGTAACGACAAGTCATGGAAGCCGGAAGAAAAGAGGGGTTCTGGAGAGCACCGGCGAAGTAAAGGTTCCCATGATGCTCGCCGTGGGTCCGGTAACCGCCACCGTGATGTGAGCCCAGGTGATTCAGATGAAGGCTCTCCACGCCCAACCCTGAATGATG CTGCcagaaaattgaagaaaaaggagaaacagaaaaacaggaaagctTTTTCCAACATGACACCAGAGG AAATGATGGACTGCTCCACATTTAAGAGATTCACGGCCAATGTGGACAGCATTCTTGAGAGCCTTGAGGATGTGGACCTCACTGCCGCAG ATGATGATGAGATTCCTGAAGAGCTCCTGCTTGGAAAGCACCAGTTGAGCGAGCTAGGCAGTGATTCTGCTAAGCTCAAAGATATGGGCATCTTTCACAAG TTTTCAACTTCCAAACTGGTGAAATTTTTGAACATCTTGGAGAAGAACATTCAGGACAGCGTCAAACTTTCCACTCTAATGAATCAT GATAATGATTCCATGGATGAGGAGCGGTTGTGGCGTGACCTCATTGTGGAGCGGGTGGCTAAGTCTGCTGATGCCTGTCTGACTGCACTCAACATCATGACATCTCCACGCATGCCCAAGGCTGTTTATATAGAGGATGTGATTGAGAGAACATTGCAGTACACCAAATACCATCTGCAGAACACGCTGTACCCTCAGTATGACCCAGCCTACAGAGGAG GTGGCATGCATTCTTCAAAGTCCAAGAGAGCAAAGAGTTCCTCCCATAAACAGAAAGTGGTAGTCCAACTCTATAGCAAGGTGTGTGATATTGTCAGCAGCATCTCAGAGCTCCTGGAGATCCAGCTGCTAACTGACACCACTATTCTCCAG GTGTCCACCCTGGGTATTACACCTTTCTTTGTGGAAAATGTCAGTGAACTGCAGTTATCTGCCATCACACTGGTGACTGCA GTGTTCTCTCGTTATGAGAAGCACAGGCAGCTCATTCTTGAAGAGATCTTCACCTCCCTGGCTAGATTGCCTACTAGCAAACGCAGCCTCAGGAACTTTAG GCTAAACAGCAATTCAGATCGAGAGTCCTTGTATATCCAGATGGTTTCAGCTCTGGTTCTTCAGCTCATCCAGTGTGTGGTCCACTTTCCatcagagagggagggagaggatgaACATAATAAGAAG GTGGATAAAGATGTCTTCATCACAAACTCTTATGAAACTGCCATGAGGACAGCTCAGAACTTCCTATCAGTCTTTCTCAAGAA gtgtggcAGTAAGCAGGGAGAGGAAGACTACAGGCCTTTGTTTGAGAACTTTGTACATGATCTCCTGTCGACAGTCAACAGACCTGAGTGGCCTGCATCCGAACTGCTGCTCAGTTTGCTGGGCCGGCTGTTG GTGCACCAGTTCAGTAACAAGCAGACAGAAATGGCGCTCAGGGTGGCGTCGCTGGACTACCTCGGCACTGTTGCTTCTAGCCTGCGTAAAGATGCTGTGAACAGCAACATGGACCAAAAGGCTATTGACCGCATTCTCAGAGAG ACTTCAGGCAGTGATGAGGTCCAGCAACTCCAGAAGGTCTTGCTTGACTACATAAATGAGAACATTGAGACAGATCCAGCTCTAGTG TTTGCCAGGAAGTTTTATATTGCCCAGTGGTTCAGGGACACTGCAAGCGAGGCAGAGAAAGCGATGAAGTCTCAAAGTGACGACGACGACTTGAGAGGTCAACATCATTCCAGGGACGTTGACTCGACTGAGGAGATTATGCAGAGGGCCGAGACACGAAAGAAATTCCTCCGCAAGGTCATCAGGACATTACCATCACATCTCAGTTCTCAGAG CTTAAACTCGGACACAGTGGACTATGAGGACTCATGTCTGATTGTCAGATATCTGGCCTCCATGAGGCCGTTTGCACAGagttttgatatttatttatcacaG ATTCTGAGAGTGCTGGGTGAGAGTGCCATCGCAGTCAGAACTAAAGCCATGAAGTGTCTGTCTGAAGTGGTAGCTGTAGATCCAAGTATTCTGGCGAGG ACGGATATGCAGCGTGGGGTTCACTGTCGCCTCATGGACAACTCCACCAGTGTGCGAGAGGCAGCTGTGGAGCTCCTTGGACGTTTTGTGCTAAGTCGACCAGAGCTCATTGAGCAGTACTATGATATGCTCATTGAAAGGATATTG GACACGGGTATTAGTGTGAGGAAGAGGGTCATTAAGATCTTGAGGGATATTTGCCTGGAGCAGCCGGACTTCCACAAGATCACCGAAATGTGTGTCAGGATGATCCGAAGGGTCAATGATGAAGAGGGGATCAAG AAACTGGTGAATGAGACATTCCAGAAAATCTGGTTCACCCCCACACCCAGTCATGACAAAAATGCCATGACCCGGAAGATTCTAAACATTACAGATGTG GTGTCGGCATGTAAAGATTCAGGCTATGACTGGTTCGAGcaacttctccaaaat CTACTGAAGTCAGAAGAGCAAGCTTCGTACAAACCCGCCAAGAAGGCATGTGTTCAGTTGGTGGACAATCTTGTGGAACACATACTGAAATATGAGGAATCTCTGGCAG ACTGTGAGGACAAAGGGGTCAACTCAGATCGTCTGGTATCATGCATCACCACTCTCTACCTGTTCAGCAAGATCAGAGCACAGTTAATGGTCAAACATGCCATGACTATGCAGCCCTACCTGACCACCAAGTGCAAT ACTCAGAATGACTTCATGGTGATATGTAACGTGGCAAAGATCCTGGAGCTGGTCGTGCCTCTGATGGAGCAGCCAAGTGAGAATTTCCTCACTACCATAGAAGAAGACTTGATGAAGCTCATCATCAAATACGGCATGACG GTTGTACAGCACTGTGTGAGCTGTCTCGGTGCTGTTGTCAACAAGGTCACACACAACTACAAGTTTGTCTGGGCTTGTTTCAATCGCTACTATG GAGCTCTGGCAAAACTGAAGACACAGCACCAAGAGGACCCTAACAGCTCCACGCTGGCTGCTAACAAACCTACACTCCTTCGCTCACTGTTCACTGTGGGGGCTCTCTGTCGACACTTTGATTTCGACCAAGAGGAGTTCAAGGGTACTAACAAG aTTGTCATCAAGGACAAGGTGTTGGAGCTTCTGTTGTACTTCACCACTCATAAAGATGAAGAGGTCCAGATCAAGGCCATCATAGGTCTAG GCTTCCAGTTCATCATGCACCCAGAGCTCATGTTTGTGCAGGACGTGAAGGTTCTGTATAACAACACCCTGTCAGACGAAAACAGTTCGGTCAGCCTGAAGATCCAGGTGCTGAAAAACCTGCAGACATACCTGCAAGAGGAGGACTCTCGAATGCAGGAGGCTGATCGCGAAT GGAAGAGCCAAGCCAAGCAGGAGGATCTGAAAGAAATGGGGGACATCTCATCGGGCATGAGCAGCTCCATAATGCAGATTTACCTGAAGCAGGTGCTGGAGTCCTTCTTCCACTCGCAGTCCACTGCTCGGCATTATGCACTGAATGTCATCACACTGACTCTCAGCCAGGGCCTCATACATCCTGTACAG tgtgtgccCTACTTGATTGCAATGGGAACAGACCCTGAGCCAACCATGAAGAACAAGGCCGATCAACAGCTGGTGGAGATTGACAAGAAATATATAGGCTTCATCCAT ATGAAGGCCGTAGCAGGGTTGAAGATGTCCTTTCAGGTGCAACAGGCCATAAATGGATCCACGGGCGGAGTCATTCGAGGTTTTCGTCATGATGACTCAgactctgctctctgctctcaTCTCTACACTCTGGTCCGAGGGAACCGGCAGCATAGACGTGCTTTCCTCATTTCCCTGCTCAACCTCTTTGATGACTGCGCC AAAACTGAGGTGAACATGCTGATGTTCATAGCAGACAACTTGGCCTGCTTCCCCTACCAGACCCAGGAGGAGCCTCTGTTCATCATGCACCATATAGATAttactctctctgtctctggaaGCAACCTGCTGCAGTCCTTCAAGGAG TGTTTACGGAAAGAGCCAGTACAGCCGGACAAGAAgatgaagacaaaaaagaagcagaagatgaagaagaaaaagaagaagaagaagcctcAGAGGAGAAAATACAGCTCTGACgatgaagaagaagacgagGATGATGAACAGAGCAGTAGcacatccagcagcagcagcagcagcagcagtagcagcagcagcagtgaagaggaagaagtggtggtccaaaagaaaaagaaaactgcagGTGGTGATTCTGACTCTGACATGGAAAATGAGGATGCCGTGTTTTACCGTCTGCCCGAAAACCCCACTCCTCTGCTGGACTTTGCCAGCGCTTCACAGGgcattctgctgctgctggtgctgaaACAGCATCTGAAGAATCTGTATGGCTTCTCAGACAG CAAAATCCAGAAATACTCCCCAACAGAGCCTGCCAAAGTATATGACAAGGCAGTGAACAGGAAATCAAAGGTGCACTTCAACCCTCGTCAGACACTGAATTACCTGAAGAGTGACCTCGCCATCACAGACCTCAGCCACGACACCAAGAGGAATATTGTGAAACAGTTTATGGAT TTCAAGGTACTGATGATGCACTTGGATCGTGACGAAGAGGACGAGGAGGGTGAAGCAAGTGCCAATGCCAGAAACAAAGCCATTACTTCACTGCTAAAGGTTCCAAAACCTGTGAACCACAACCACAATAACCATACTGCTCAAGTGGAGTCAGATGAGGAGGAGAGCGAGGATGAAGAGCCCCCTGCG CGGAAACCAAGAAAAGGTGGGGAGTCCAAGGAAGATACAGGTAACTTGAATGAGAGAGTGAAGGCCATGGACATCGTTGCCATCTGTTGTCCCAAATACAAAGACAGACCGCAGATTGCTCGGGTCGTCCAGAGGATCAAAACTGGCTACAGTATACACTGGATGACTGGAACTTATTCTGGGCCCTGGACTGAGGCAAAGAAACGGGACGGACGCAAAAAGGTGCCTTGGGTTGACACTATCAAGGAGTCAGAcattatttacaagaaaatatcTTTCACAAGTGGACAAAAGCTGACGAACAAAGTGGCACAGACGTTACGGGCGATATACGCTGCTAAGGATGGGGACTAA
- the mlana gene encoding melanoma antigen recognized by T-cells 1 isoform X1, whose amino-acid sequence MLPWCVVLTKALLHNTADSLMRCNRTDGMPRGDFNIYFASSRRGYVRAEEAVGIILLVVILAALLILGCWYFKKRSGYKIIRSPRSGSPRQTGGHYSEAGPSAENKMALTDFGSFHPAVPNAPPAYEKISSGPLPPPYSP is encoded by the exons ATGCTTCCATGGTGTGTTGTCTTGACAAAGGCATTACTGCACAATACAGCAGACAG CTTAATGCGGTGTAATCGTACAGACGGGATGCCTCGTGGAGActtcaacatttattttgccAGCAGCAGACGAGGATATGTCAGAGCTGAGGA GGCGGTGGGTATAATTCTGCTGGTGGTCATCCTGGCAGCTCTCCTCATCCTGGGCTGCTGGTACTTCAAGAAGAGGAGTGGCTACAAAATAATCAGA AGCCCCAGATCGGGTTCACCACGTCAAACAGGAGGCCACTACTCAGAGGCAGGACCTTCAGCAGAAAACAAGATGGCTCTCACTGACTTTGGCAGCTTCCATCCTGCG GTTCCTAATGCTCCTCCAGCCTATGAGAAGATTTCCTCAGGGCCACTGCCTCCTCCCTATTCCCCCTAA